In the genome of Planifilum fimeticola, one region contains:
- a CDS encoding PTS glucitol/sorbitol transporter subunit IIA, with protein sequence MAEIFETQVVNIGKNADEFLSEKMIVLFGENAPEELKNYCYMIRVTQVVGEIVPGATLYLGGEPFEITAVGDAVVKNLGQLGHITIRFDGSRTAELPGTLYVEAKPIPSIAIGTTIKIIK encoded by the coding sequence ATGGCTGAGATTTTTGAAACACAAGTTGTGAACATCGGGAAAAATGCCGATGAATTCCTGAGTGAAAAAATGATTGTGTTGTTCGGGGAAAACGCTCCGGAGGAATTAAAAAATTACTGTTACATGATCCGTGTCACGCAGGTGGTCGGGGAAATTGTGCCGGGCGCAACGTTATACCTAGGCGGCGAACCATTTGAAATCACTGCGGTCGGTGATGCGGTGGTCAAAAACCTAGGGCAACTCGGACACATCACAATCCGTTTTGACGGATCCCGGACGGCCGAGCTTCCGGGCACCTTGTACGTGGAGGCAAAACCGATCCCTTCCATCGCGATCGGAACGACAATAAAAATCATCAAATAA
- a CDS encoding indolepyruvate ferredoxin oxidoreductase subunit alpha: MAYVITSPCKDEKAAECVEVCPVDAIHGDDVQYYIDPDTCIDCGACEPVCPVEAIYQEDMVPEEEQEYIEINANFFK, encoded by the coding sequence ATGGCCTACGTGATCACTTCGCCTTGTAAGGATGAAAAGGCTGCGGAATGCGTTGAGGTATGTCCCGTGGACGCGATTCATGGCGACGATGTCCAGTATTACATCGATCCGGACACCTGCATCGATTGCGGTGCCTGCGAACCGGTCTGCCCGGTGGAAGCGATTTACCAGGAGGACATGGTTCCGGAAGAGGAGCAGGAATACATCGAGATCAATGCCAACTTCTTCAAATGA
- a CDS encoding transaldolase family protein — MKLYIDSADVEKIARIQDYYPVTGVTTNPTILAAEGRPYLETLKEIRSIIGMEKEIFVQVLGNWAEEMLEEGKYILDTIPGNVLMKVPVTEEGLKAIRMLSSEGIPVLATTIYTGMQALLAAMAGAKYVAPYVNRINNLPGNGRQVVSEIVALFDRFDMGCEVLAASFKNVQQVYDAVLAGAHAVTVDPDIIEKFVAFPSTKEDVSDFQQKWQAAFGPDHTNLMKG; from the coding sequence ATGAAACTGTACATCGATTCGGCCGATGTAGAAAAAATCGCCAGGATCCAAGACTACTATCCAGTGACCGGCGTCACTACGAATCCAACGATTCTTGCCGCAGAAGGAAGGCCGTATTTGGAAACGTTGAAAGAAATCCGTTCCATCATCGGCATGGAAAAAGAAATTTTCGTTCAAGTGTTGGGAAATTGGGCGGAGGAAATGTTGGAAGAGGGGAAATACATCCTTGACACCATTCCGGGGAACGTGTTGATGAAAGTGCCGGTAACGGAAGAAGGCTTGAAGGCCATTCGGATGCTCTCCTCGGAAGGTATCCCCGTTTTGGCCACAACCATTTACACGGGGATGCAAGCCTTACTAGCGGCCATGGCCGGGGCTAAATATGTGGCCCCTTATGTAAACCGGATCAACAACTTGCCCGGCAATGGAAGGCAAGTCGTTTCCGAAATCGTGGCCTTGTTCGACAGATTTGATATGGGATGCGAAGTGTTGGCCGCTAGTTTCAAGAATGTCCAACAAGTGTATGATGCCGTGTTGGCCGGGGCCCATGCCGTGACGGTCGACCCCGATATCATCGAAAAGTTCGTCGCCTTCCCGTCCACTAAGGAAGATGTCTCCGACTTCCAGCAAAAATGGCAGGCAGCGTTTGGACCGGATCATACGAATTTGATGAAGGGCTGA
- a CDS encoding acetyl-CoA C-acetyltransferase — MREAVIVAGARTAVGKAHKGTLKNTRPDELGAAVVRELMRRVPQVDPKEVEDVIMGCAMPEGEQGLNIARIIAVRAGLPTEVPGVTVNRFCSSGLQTIAMAAEKIMCGFADVVIAGGVESMSMVPMTGYKPSPNPYLMEHYPQIYMSMGHTAEEVARRFGVSREDQDRFAVESHRKAHRAIQEGKFKDEIVPVTVKERFIDENGKLREKEIVFDTDEGVRPDTSLEVLAKLKPVFRVDGTVTAGNSSQTSDGAAAVMVMSAEKAEQLGIRPIAVYRSFAVGGVDPDIMGIGPVVAVPKALKLAGLTLDQVDLVELNEAFASQSLEVIRRLELNPEIVNVNGGAIALGHPLGCTGAKLTVSILNELARRKKKIGVVTMCIGGGMGAAGVFEMVS, encoded by the coding sequence ATGCGCGAAGCAGTGATCGTGGCGGGAGCCCGGACGGCTGTCGGGAAAGCCCACAAGGGCACGCTGAAAAACACCCGCCCCGATGAGCTGGGAGCCGCCGTCGTCAGGGAACTGATGCGCCGGGTTCCCCAGGTGGATCCCAAGGAAGTGGAAGACGTGATCATGGGTTGCGCCATGCCGGAAGGGGAGCAGGGGCTGAACATCGCCCGGATCATCGCGGTCCGCGCCGGTCTTCCCACGGAGGTTCCGGGAGTGACGGTCAACCGGTTCTGCTCTTCCGGGCTGCAGACCATCGCCATGGCCGCGGAAAAGATCATGTGCGGCTTCGCCGACGTGGTGATCGCCGGCGGCGTGGAGAGCATGAGCATGGTGCCGATGACGGGCTACAAGCCCTCCCCTAACCCCTACCTGATGGAGCACTATCCCCAGATCTACATGTCGATGGGGCACACGGCCGAGGAAGTGGCCAGAAGGTTCGGCGTCTCCCGGGAGGATCAGGACCGCTTTGCCGTGGAAAGCCACCGGAAGGCCCACCGGGCGATCCAGGAGGGCAAATTCAAGGATGAGATCGTTCCGGTCACCGTCAAGGAGCGGTTCATCGACGAAAACGGCAAGCTGAGGGAGAAGGAAATCGTCTTCGACACCGACGAGGGGGTTCGCCCCGACACCTCGCTGGAGGTTCTGGCCAAACTGAAGCCGGTCTTCCGGGTGGACGGAACCGTCACGGCGGGGAACTCCTCCCAGACCAGTGACGGGGCCGCCGCCGTGATGGTGATGTCGGCGGAGAAGGCCGAGCAGTTGGGAATTCGGCCCATCGCCGTCTATCGTTCCTTCGCCGTCGGCGGCGTCGATCCCGACATCATGGGAATCGGACCGGTGGTGGCCGTTCCCAAGGCGCTGAAGCTGGCGGGGCTGACGCTGGATCAGGTGGATCTCGTCGAACTGAACGAGGCCTTTGCTTCCCAGTCGCTGGAGGTGATCCGCCGTCTCGAGCTGAATCCGGAGATTGTCAACGTCAACGGCGGCGCGATCGCCCTGGGCCATCCGCTGGGTTGCACCGGCGCCAAACTGACGGTATCGATCCTCAATGAGCTGGCCCGCCGCAAGAAGAAAATCGGCGTCGTCACCATGTGCATCGGCGGCGGCATGGGTGCGGCAGGCGTGTTCGAAATGGTGTCCTGA
- a CDS encoding epoxide hydrolase family protein gives MSHPGPNRSNFSLQPFRIAIPQSELDDLQNRLARTRWPAELPGPERNYGVPLDRLKQLVEYWRTSYDWRKYEALLNSFPQFTATIDGANIHFLHVRSPEKNALPLIITHGWPGSIVEFLDIIGPLTDPKSHGGDPADAFHLVIPSIPGFGFSGPVKEKGWNVNRIAHAWAELMRRLGYDRYGAQGGDWGSAISRALGAIDSEHVCGVHLNYLPTPPPPSADISDLSEEDKARIVNTKRLREAPPGYMRLQSTRPQTISYALTDSPVGQLAWIAEKFIEWTDPACPVAEDYLLTNVMLYWLTGTAGSSALLYYENARSKVQSKSCPVPVGIAVFPYDINLPVRRFAELQYSIVHWTEFDRGGHFAALEAPDLFVEDVRKFFRRFR, from the coding sequence ATGAGTCATCCGGGACCGAACCGTTCGAATTTTTCTCTTCAACCCTTTCGCATCGCCATCCCCCAATCCGAGCTGGACGATCTGCAAAACCGTCTGGCCCGCACCCGTTGGCCCGCTGAACTGCCTGGCCCTGAGAGAAACTACGGGGTTCCACTCGACCGTTTAAAACAGCTGGTGGAGTACTGGCGCACCTCGTACGACTGGCGAAAATACGAGGCATTGTTGAACTCCTTCCCCCAATTCACGGCGACAATCGATGGAGCAAATATCCATTTTCTGCATGTCCGTTCTCCTGAGAAGAATGCGCTTCCGCTGATTATCACCCACGGTTGGCCCGGTTCCATTGTGGAGTTTCTTGACATTATTGGTCCGCTTACCGATCCGAAATCCCACGGCGGTGATCCGGCGGATGCCTTCCACTTGGTAATCCCATCGATTCCGGGCTTCGGTTTTTCCGGCCCCGTGAAAGAGAAGGGGTGGAATGTCAATCGAATCGCTCACGCCTGGGCTGAATTGATGAGGAGGCTTGGTTATGACCGGTACGGAGCCCAGGGCGGGGATTGGGGTTCCGCAATTTCCAGAGCTTTAGGAGCCATAGACTCGGAACACGTTTGTGGTGTACATCTCAACTATCTGCCGACTCCCCCTCCTCCGTCCGCTGACATTAGCGATCTATCGGAGGAAGATAAGGCCAGAATCGTCAATACCAAACGGTTAAGAGAGGCTCCTCCTGGTTACATGAGGCTTCAGTCCACTCGTCCCCAAACAATTTCCTATGCCCTTACTGACTCGCCCGTCGGGCAGCTGGCTTGGATCGCGGAGAAATTTATCGAATGGACTGATCCAGCTTGTCCGGTTGCAGAGGATTATCTACTTACGAACGTGATGCTCTACTGGCTCACAGGTACTGCTGGTTCATCGGCCCTTCTTTATTATGAAAATGCCCGGTCCAAAGTACAATCCAAGTCATGTCCAGTACCTGTGGGAATCGCTGTTTTCCCGTACGATATTAACCTTCCTGTTCGTCGTTTTGCTGAGCTTCAATACTCCATTGTCCATTGGACTGAATTTGATCGTGGTGGTCATTTTGCTGCGTTAGAGGCACCTGATTTGTTTGTGGAAGACGTGCGGAAATTTTTCCGCCGTTTCCGTTAA
- the srlA gene encoding PTS glucitol/sorbitol transporter subunit IIC, translating into MDFLVKAAEVFMNLFQTGAKTFISWMTDIVPVVLLLLVAMNTLIQLIGQDKINALGRVSARNPILRYMILPFVGSFMLGNPMSLSLGRFLPEKYKPSYYAAGAYFCHTSNGLFPHINPGELFVWLGIAQGVEALGLSTADLAIRYMLVGLVMNFFAGWITDFTTTIVERQQGIKLKTKVDV; encoded by the coding sequence ATGGATTTTCTAGTTAAAGCCGCGGAAGTTTTCATGAATCTATTCCAAACCGGCGCGAAAACGTTTATCAGCTGGATGACTGACATCGTCCCTGTCGTATTGTTGCTGTTGGTGGCGATGAACACTTTGATCCAACTGATCGGGCAAGACAAAATCAATGCTTTGGGACGGGTGTCGGCGAGAAACCCGATCTTGAGGTACATGATCTTGCCTTTCGTCGGTTCTTTCATGTTGGGCAACCCGATGAGCCTGTCGTTAGGACGGTTCCTGCCGGAAAAATACAAACCGAGCTATTATGCGGCCGGCGCGTATTTCTGCCATACAAGCAACGGTTTGTTCCCACACATCAATCCGGGCGAATTGTTCGTCTGGCTCGGCATCGCCCAAGGGGTCGAAGCCCTGGGTTTAAGCACAGCGGATTTGGCGATCCGTTACATGTTAGTCGGTCTCGTCATGAACTTCTTCGCCGGATGGATCACCGACTTCACGACGACAATCGTTGAAAGGCAACAAGGCATCAAATTGAAAACCAAGGTCGACGTGTGA
- a CDS encoding 3-hydroxyacyl-CoA dehydrogenase/enoyl-CoA hydratase family protein, with product MAKIKRAAVLGAGVMGAAIAGHLANVGIPTYLLDIVPRELTEEEKKKGLTLDDPRVRNRLAQAGKDRLLKEKPSPLYHREAANLITVGNLEDDLDKLGEVDWIVEAVVENLKIKQDLYAKVEQVWKPGTIVSSNTSGISIRAMVEGRSEEFRSHFLGTHFFNPPRYMKLLEIIPTEATRPEIVEEMKAFAEEVLGKGVVMAKDTPNFIANRIGVYGLQVTLKAMQEAGLGPDEVDAITGRAMGRPKSATFRTLDLVGLDTFVHVADNVRENVSDPAEKETFVVSPLLRNMVERKWLGQKTGQGFYKKVKGEKGSEILALDPETMEYRPRKKLRAPSLEAAKRAKSLPEKLQALVYADDAAGRFAWEITKKTLLYSAARIPEIADDIVSVDRAMKWGFNWDLGPFEMWDAIGVEKSVARMREEGETIPPLVEELLASGAKSFYGKEDGKVRHFHVGGKFRDVEEHPKTISLDRLKEQNRVIKANKGASLIDIGDDVALLEFHSPKNAIGADIIMMINAAVKEVSANYRGLVIGNQGTNFCVGANLMLILMEAQDQNWPELDLMVRQFQKAMGSLRYLDRPVVAAPFGMALGGGVEVCLPADRIQAAAETYMGLVEVGVGLIPGGGGNKEMLLRWTEGVDPKEKLLLQPLVNKVFEIIGMAKVSTSAHEARDYKFLRPYDGITVNRDHLLYDAKQAVLAMDRAGYRPPQPRKIPVVGESGYNVLRLGAYNLLQSGYITEHDYKIASKLAYVLAGGEVPEGTLVDEQYLLDLEREAFLSLAGEPKSQQRMMHMLTKNKPLRN from the coding sequence GTGGCGAAGATCAAACGGGCCGCCGTGCTCGGTGCCGGGGTGATGGGGGCCGCCATCGCCGGGCACTTGGCCAACGTGGGCATTCCCACTTATCTTTTGGACATCGTTCCGAGGGAATTGACGGAGGAAGAAAAGAAGAAGGGCCTTACGCTGGACGATCCCCGGGTGCGCAACCGGCTGGCCCAGGCCGGTAAGGATCGCCTCCTGAAGGAAAAGCCGTCGCCTCTGTACCACAGGGAAGCGGCGAACCTGATCACCGTGGGCAACCTGGAGGATGATCTCGACAAGCTGGGAGAAGTGGACTGGATCGTCGAAGCGGTCGTCGAGAACCTGAAGATCAAGCAGGATCTCTACGCGAAGGTGGAGCAGGTGTGGAAACCGGGGACGATCGTCAGCTCCAACACTTCGGGAATCTCCATCCGTGCCATGGTGGAAGGGCGCTCGGAGGAGTTCCGCTCCCATTTCCTGGGCACGCACTTTTTCAATCCTCCCCGCTACATGAAGCTGCTGGAGATCATCCCGACCGAGGCGACCCGTCCGGAAATCGTGGAGGAGATGAAAGCCTTCGCCGAGGAAGTGCTGGGCAAAGGGGTCGTCATGGCCAAGGACACCCCCAACTTCATCGCCAACCGGATCGGCGTCTACGGGCTGCAGGTGACGTTGAAGGCGATGCAGGAGGCCGGGCTGGGTCCGGATGAAGTGGATGCCATCACCGGCCGGGCGATGGGCCGTCCCAAGAGCGCCACCTTCCGCACCCTGGATCTGGTCGGTTTGGACACCTTCGTCCACGTCGCCGACAACGTCCGGGAAAACGTGAGCGACCCCGCCGAAAAGGAAACCTTTGTCGTATCCCCGCTGCTTCGGAACATGGTGGAGCGGAAGTGGCTGGGTCAAAAGACGGGGCAAGGTTTCTACAAAAAGGTGAAGGGGGAAAAGGGAAGCGAGATTCTCGCCCTGGATCCGGAGACGATGGAATACCGTCCGCGCAAGAAGCTGCGCGCCCCGTCCCTGGAAGCGGCCAAACGGGCCAAATCTTTGCCGGAAAAGCTGCAGGCCCTGGTGTACGCCGACGATGCGGCGGGACGCTTCGCCTGGGAGATCACGAAAAAGACTCTCCTCTATTCAGCGGCGCGCATTCCGGAGATCGCCGACGACATCGTGAGCGTCGACCGGGCGATGAAGTGGGGCTTCAACTGGGATCTGGGACCCTTCGAAATGTGGGATGCCATCGGCGTGGAGAAGTCCGTCGCCCGCATGCGCGAAGAGGGGGAAACGATCCCGCCCCTCGTGGAGGAGTTGCTCGCCTCCGGCGCCAAATCCTTCTACGGCAAGGAAGACGGAAAAGTTCGCCACTTCCACGTCGGCGGGAAGTTCCGTGACGTGGAAGAGCATCCCAAAACCATCTCCCTGGATCGCCTGAAGGAGCAGAACCGGGTGATCAAGGCCAACAAGGGCGCCAGCCTGATCGACATCGGGGACGACGTGGCCCTGCTCGAATTCCATTCGCCCAAAAACGCCATCGGCGCCGACATCATCATGATGATCAACGCGGCGGTGAAAGAGGTTTCCGCCAACTACCGCGGTCTGGTCATCGGCAACCAGGGGACCAATTTCTGCGTCGGCGCCAACTTGATGCTGATCCTGATGGAGGCCCAAGACCAAAACTGGCCGGAGCTCGACCTGATGGTCCGCCAGTTCCAGAAGGCGATGGGATCCCTCCGCTACCTGGATCGTCCGGTGGTGGCCGCTCCCTTCGGCATGGCCCTGGGCGGCGGTGTGGAAGTTTGCCTCCCGGCGGACCGCATCCAGGCGGCGGCGGAAACCTACATGGGCCTGGTGGAAGTGGGTGTCGGCCTGATCCCCGGCGGCGGCGGAAACAAGGAGATGCTTCTCCGCTGGACCGAAGGGGTGGATCCGAAGGAAAAACTCCTGCTGCAGCCCCTGGTGAACAAGGTGTTCGAGATCATCGGCATGGCCAAGGTGTCCACCAGCGCGCACGAAGCCAGGGATTACAAGTTCCTGCGGCCCTATGACGGCATCACCGTCAACCGGGATCATCTCCTGTACGACGCCAAACAGGCGGTTCTGGCGATGGACCGGGCCGGATACCGGCCGCCGCAGCCCCGGAAGATTCCCGTGGTGGGCGAGTCGGGCTACAACGTGCTGAGACTGGGCGCCTACAACCTGCTGCAGTCGGGATATATCACGGAGCACGACTACAAGATCGCCAGCAAGCTGGCCTACGTCCTGGCGGGGGGCGAAGTTCCCGAAGGGACGCTGGTTGACGAGCAGTACCTGTTGGATCTGGAGCGGGAGGCCTTCCTCAGCCTGGCCGGCGAGCCGAAGTCCCAGCAGCGCATGATGCACATGCTGACCAAGAACAAGCCGCTCCGGAACTGA
- the srlE gene encoding PTS glucitol/sorbitol transporter subunit IIB, with the protein MANYRSVKVVKGPGGFGGPLIITPTEKRNKIVYITGGGAKPEIVNKLAELTGATPVNGFNTKVPDEEICVAVIDCGGTLRCGIYPQKRIKTINIMNTGKAGPLAKYITEDIYVSGVGPDQITPVEGEEVAATATEDTFAASSAEKEYTYSADKKVSQTLAEKKDKSLLTKIGLGAGKVIHTFYQAAREAVQTMLNTIIPFMAFVSLLIGIIQGSGIGDWFAHLMTPLAGNIWGLILIGFICSLPFLSPLLGPGAVIAQVIGTLIGVEIGKGNIPPQLALPALFAINTQNACDFIPVGLGLAEAEPETVEVGVPSVLYSRFLIGVPRVVVAWLASFGLYS; encoded by the coding sequence ATGGCAAACTATCGCTCTGTGAAAGTTGTCAAAGGACCCGGCGGATTCGGCGGTCCTCTGATCATAACCCCCACGGAAAAACGGAACAAAATCGTCTATATTACCGGGGGCGGGGCAAAACCGGAAATCGTGAATAAGTTGGCCGAATTGACCGGCGCGACACCTGTAAACGGATTCAACACGAAGGTGCCGGATGAAGAGATTTGCGTGGCCGTCATCGATTGCGGCGGAACGTTGCGCTGCGGAATCTACCCGCAAAAACGGATTAAGACGATCAACATCATGAACACGGGGAAAGCCGGCCCATTGGCCAAATACATCACGGAGGACATCTACGTGTCCGGTGTCGGGCCGGATCAAATCACCCCGGTGGAAGGGGAAGAAGTTGCGGCGACCGCGACGGAAGACACCTTCGCTGCATCTTCGGCCGAAAAGGAATATACCTACAGCGCCGACAAAAAAGTCTCACAAACCTTAGCGGAAAAGAAAGATAAAAGCTTGTTGACCAAAATCGGCCTCGGTGCGGGAAAAGTGATTCACACATTCTATCAAGCGGCCCGGGAAGCGGTACAAACGATGTTAAACACAATCATCCCGTTCATGGCATTCGTCTCCCTGCTGATCGGTATCATTCAAGGATCCGGGATTGGCGACTGGTTTGCCCACTTGATGACGCCACTGGCGGGCAACATTTGGGGCTTGATTTTGATCGGTTTCATTTGTTCGTTGCCGTTCCTTTCCCCGCTGTTGGGGCCGGGAGCAGTTATCGCTCAAGTCATCGGGACTTTGATCGGCGTGGAAATCGGCAAAGGCAATATCCCTCCCCAATTGGCGTTGCCGGCTTTGTTCGCAATCAACACGCAAAACGCCTGTGATTTCATCCCGGTCGGTCTGGGCTTGGCGGAAGCGGAACCGGAAACCGTGGAAGTTGGCGTGCCTTCCGTTCTGTACTCCCGGTTCCTGATCGGCGTCCCGCGGGTAGTGGTGGCCTGGCTGGCAAGCTTTGGATTATATTCGTAA
- a CDS encoding acyl-CoA dehydrogenase family protein encodes MSTTESVAKKGGGFLLERPAPEEIFTPEDINEEQKMIAKTTEDFVKEKVWPVLEEIENHNFDHTVRLLKQAGELGLLGADVPEEYGGFGLDKITSTLITEKISLGRSFGLSHGAHVGIGSLPIVFFGNEEQKKKYLPALATGEKIAAYALTEPGSGSDALGAKTTAKLSEDGKYYLLTGEKQWITNSGFADVFIVYAKIDGEKFTAFIVERDFPGVSVGPEEKKMGIKGSSTRTLILDEARVPVENVLGEPGRGHVIAFNILNIGRFKLAAGCLGSAKRAIEISAKYAKERKQFKVPIAKFGLIREKLATMAAKTYALESMVYRTGGYFEENLSQVEGAQGADVAKAIAEYALECSINKVFGSEVLDYVVDEGVQIHGGYGFMQEYEIENMYRDSRINRIFEGTNEINRLLIPATLMRKAMKGELPLIQAAQELQEELMTMMPMLPEEEPALLEEEANLIDNAKKIFLMSAGLAVEKYQMELEKQQEILRDIADIAIEIYAMESAWLRAKKALDKEGEEKARLKADLTRAYVFEAFPRIEQRARHILSAMEEGDVLRTQLSVLKKLTRYTPINEVALKRSIAKQILEADGYVV; translated from the coding sequence ATGTCGACGACCGAAAGCGTGGCCAAAAAAGGGGGCGGCTTCCTGCTGGAGCGGCCGGCTCCCGAGGAGATTTTCACCCCCGAGGACATCAACGAAGAGCAAAAGATGATCGCCAAGACCACCGAAGACTTCGTCAAGGAAAAGGTGTGGCCGGTATTGGAGGAGATCGAGAACCACAACTTTGACCATACCGTGCGCCTCTTGAAACAGGCGGGGGAACTGGGGCTGCTCGGGGCCGACGTGCCGGAGGAGTACGGCGGTTTCGGACTGGACAAAATCACCTCCACCCTGATCACCGAGAAGATCTCCCTCGGCCGTTCCTTCGGGCTCAGCCACGGCGCCCACGTGGGGATCGGGAGCCTGCCGATCGTCTTCTTCGGCAATGAGGAACAGAAGAAAAAATACCTTCCCGCCCTGGCCACGGGTGAAAAAATCGCCGCCTACGCCCTGACGGAGCCCGGATCCGGTTCCGACGCCCTGGGGGCCAAGACCACGGCCAAGCTGAGCGAGGACGGCAAATACTACCTCCTGACCGGGGAAAAGCAGTGGATCACCAACTCCGGTTTCGCCGACGTTTTCATCGTCTACGCCAAGATCGACGGCGAGAAATTCACCGCCTTCATCGTCGAGCGGGACTTCCCGGGCGTCTCCGTCGGCCCGGAAGAGAAGAAGATGGGGATCAAGGGATCTTCCACCCGAACGCTGATCCTGGACGAAGCCCGGGTTCCGGTGGAGAACGTCCTGGGTGAGCCGGGCAGGGGCCATGTGATCGCCTTCAACATTCTCAACATCGGCCGGTTTAAGCTGGCGGCGGGCTGCCTCGGTTCCGCCAAGCGGGCCATCGAAATTTCCGCCAAGTACGCCAAGGAGCGGAAACAGTTCAAGGTTCCGATCGCCAAGTTCGGGCTGATCCGGGAAAAACTGGCGACGATGGCCGCCAAGACCTATGCCCTGGAGAGCATGGTGTACCGCACCGGCGGATATTTCGAGGAGAACCTCAGCCAAGTGGAAGGGGCCCAGGGGGCGGACGTCGCCAAAGCGATCGCCGAATACGCCCTGGAATGCTCCATCAACAAGGTGTTCGGCTCCGAAGTGCTGGACTACGTGGTGGACGAAGGGGTGCAGATTCACGGCGGTTACGGCTTCATGCAGGAGTACGAGATCGAAAACATGTACCGCGATTCCCGGATCAACCGCATCTTTGAAGGGACCAACGAGATCAACCGGCTCCTGATTCCCGCCACCTTGATGCGCAAGGCGATGAAGGGAGAACTGCCCCTGATCCAGGCGGCACAGGAACTTCAGGAAGAACTGATGACGATGATGCCGATGCTGCCGGAAGAGGAGCCGGCCCTGCTGGAGGAAGAAGCCAACCTGATCGACAACGCCAAGAAGATCTTCCTGATGAGCGCCGGCCTCGCCGTCGAGAAATACCAGATGGAACTGGAAAAGCAGCAGGAGATCCTGCGGGACATCGCCGACATCGCCATCGAGATTTACGCCATGGAGAGCGCCTGGCTCCGGGCGAAAAAAGCCCTGGACAAGGAAGGCGAAGAAAAAGCCCGGCTCAAGGCGGATCTCACCCGGGCCTACGTCTTCGAAGCCTTCCCGCGGATCGAACAGCGGGCCCGCCACATCCTGTCGGCGATGGAGGAAGGAGATGTCCTCCGCACCCAGCTCTCCGTCCTGAAGAAGTTGACCCGCTACACCCCGATCAACGAAGTCGCCCTCAAGCGTTCCATCGCCAAGCAGATCCTCGAAGCGGACGGCTATGTGGTATGA
- a CDS encoding transcriptional regulator GutM, with translation MMEMLVLALFIGGAFIIQQLLGFIQVKHFTNEFVAMRKKGKVAIGRRPGKFRAGTIVMFAIDKTGKILEAKRLQGVTIMARMKTLEGFKGKYLNRLTPSDMAHCNKLLRLAIEDAQKNYRTVISGGVIPEKPSPFKSILLKAERMVTAKKS, from the coding sequence ATGATGGAAATGTTGGTTTTGGCCCTGTTCATCGGTGGCGCTTTCATCATCCAGCAGTTACTGGGATTCATCCAGGTCAAACATTTTACGAATGAATTTGTAGCAATGAGAAAAAAGGGGAAAGTCGCCATCGGACGGAGGCCGGGGAAATTTCGTGCCGGAACCATCGTTATGTTCGCCATCGACAAGACGGGGAAAATCCTCGAGGCGAAACGGTTGCAGGGCGTGACAATCATGGCCCGGATGAAAACCTTGGAAGGTTTTAAAGGGAAATATTTGAACCGATTGACGCCATCCGACATGGCTCACTGCAACAAATTGCTCCGATTGGCCATCGAAGATGCACAAAAAAATTACCGGACAGTTATCTCGGGCGGGGTTATTCCTGAAAAGCCCAGTCCGTTCAAAAGCATTTTGTTGAAAGCGGAGCGAATGGTCACTGCAAAAAAATCATGA